In Lapillicoccus jejuensis, the DNA window GTCGTCGGTGAGCACGCTGAGCCGGGGGGCCGACAGGGTGCCGATCGCGGCGACGGTGCTGGCGGAGCCGGCGGTGAGGGTGAAGGTGCGCTCGAGCAGCGGGGCGGTGTCGGTCCCCTGCCCGGCCAGCCGGAGGGTGACGGTGTACGGGCCGGGGGCGACCTTCTGGTAGCCGGTGACGTCGCCGTACGTCGCGTCCGGCGACATGACGATGCCGGTCGAGGCGCCGGAGCCGGGCGTCAGGTCGATGCGTCCCGCCCCGAAGCCGGGGACGAAGTGCCCCGCCCGGATCCACGCGGCCCCGGGGGCCTGGACGGCGGGCGCGGTCGGTGCGCCCGCGCGGCCACCCGCGACGGCCGGCACGGTGGCCAGGGCGAGCAGGGCCACGGCCAGCGACGCCGCGGCCAGCAGCCGTCGGGGGCGGCGGAGCCGCGGGTCGGCCGGGCGGCTCCGGTGGGTCCGGTCGGCACGGCGGCGCGAGTGGGTGGCGGGGTGCGGGTCGGTCACGGTGGCGTCCTCGGCGGGCTCGGGTGAGGGCCGGGAGAGCGACGGAGCCCCTGCCGCCGACGGTCCCCCCGGACCTCGGTGTGCTGCCCTTGATACCCCGCCGGGAGGGGGCTGGGACACCTTCGCGGCCCAATTGGTGGGCGCAACCGGGCCGTACCCGGACGAATGCCCTCCCTGTTGCGGGAGCCGGTCCCCGCCGCAGCAGGGGCCGGGGGTCAGCTCGCGAGGGCGGTGACGGCTTCGCGCATGGACCCGACGACCTCGACGTGCAGGCGCGCCGGCAGCACCGGGATCGAGGTCCAGCCGGGACCCCCGAGGACGACGTGGACCGGGGCCTCGAGGCCGATGAGGCGGTCCCACAGGACGTCCTGAGGCCGGCGCGAGATCGAGGCCCACAGGAACACGCTCGTGGCGTGGGTGCGGGTGATGGCGCGGGCGAGGGCCGACGACGGCAGCCGGGGACCGAGGTACATGGTCGCCTGGCCGTGGCCGGCCAGCGCCGCCTCGAGCGCCAGCAGCGGCAGGTGGTGCTGCTCCTCGTCGGCCGCGCCGAGCAGGATCGGGGTCGCGGCGACGCGCAGACCCCCCGTGCGGGCGACGGCCCGCAGCTCGCTGCCGAGCAGCTCGCTCACCAGGTGCTCGGCGTCGACGCCGAGCTCACCGAGCTCCCACATCCGCCCGATGGCGCGCAGGGTCGGGGCCAGGACGTCGTCCCAGGCGGCCCCCACCTCGTGACGGCGCAGCACCTGACGGGTCAGGTGGGCGATGGTCGGTGCGTCCAGGGCGCGCGTCGCCGCGAGGAGGGCTCGGACGGTGGGGTGGTCGACCAGGTCGGACCCGTCCAGTCGGACAGGTGTCTCGCGGGCCTCGCGCTCCTCGGCCGCCGCCGCCACCTCGTCGTCGACGTCGGCCACATGCAGGCGTCGGGGAGCGCCGTCGCCGGCAGCCGGGTCGGCGGTCGTGACGGTGGAGCGGGCCGTTCCCCTCGCTGCGGAGGACGAGGCGGACCTGGCCACCCCGGCGCCGGCCGCCGAGCGGTCGCGAGGGCCCGCCGAGGCGATGAGCGGGGCGTCGCGGTTCTCCTCGAGGAGGTCGTCGTCGGTGAGCGACAGGACCGAGGTCGCTGCCGCCTGCGCCGGCACGCCCTGCCCGATGAGCCGACCCATCGTGAGCACGCGGAGCACGTCGAGGTGGGTGTATCGGCGGTGGTTGCCGTTGGTGCGGTCGCTGGGCCCGACGCCGTACCGGCGGTCCCACGAGCGCAGCGTCGACGGGGTCGTCCCCGCCCGCTCGGCCACGACGCCGACCGGCCAGCTGAGCTCGGGAGGGGGGGCGGCGGCGACCCGGGGTCGGGGTCCGCCGGTGGTGGAGGAGGGGTCGCGAGGGTCGCGCGACGTCTGGTCTGAGGCCGGCGACGGAGTCATCCCCGATGCCGCGGACCTCCTGCTGTCGCCTTGAGTCGTCATGTGTGCACCTGTCCCTGTCGGTGCCGGACCCGCTGTCTTCGGCCCTGTGCGCATCGACCACTCCACGATAGGACGGGGCCGCCACTTGTGCAATGCACAAGTCTTGCGCAAGTTTGAACCCGGCATTCCGGACGGCGACGGTGTGCGTCGACGACCGGACGGGTAGTCCGGCGACGTGACGACTTTCGGATACACACTCATGACCGAGCAGAGCGGACCGCGCGAGCTGGTGCGGTACGCCACCGCCGCCGAGCGGGCGGGCTTCTCCTTCGCGGTCTCGAGCGACCACTACTCCCCCTGGCTCTCGGCCCAGGGGCACGCGCCGTACGCCTGGACCGTGCTCGGCGCCGTCGCCCAGGCGACGACCGACCTCGAGCTGATGACCTACGTCACCTGCCCGACCATCCGCTACCACCCGGCGGTCGTGGCGCAGAAGGCGGCGACGCTCGGCGTCCTCAGCGACGGGCGCTTCACGCTCGGTCTCGGGGCCGGCGAGAACCTCAACGAGCACGTCGCCGGGCAGGGGTGGCCGTCGGTCGACGCCCGCCAGGAGATGCTCGTCGAGGCCATCCGGATCATCCGCGAGCTGCACGCGGGCGAGCTGGTGACCTTCCACGGCGACTACTTCGACGTCGAGTCGGCCCGGATCTGGGACCTGCCCGAGGGCGGCGTCCCGATCGGGGTCGCCACGAGCGGGGAGAAGTCCATCGCGCGGTTCGGCCCGCTCGCCGACCACCTCATCGCCGTCGAGCCCGACGCCTCGCTCGTCGAGGGCTGGAACGCGCTCGAGGGCAAGCCGCGGATCGGCGCGGGCGCGCGCGCCATCGGGCAGATCCCCATCTCCTGGGGTCCGGACCGGGACGAGGCGGTGCAGCGGGCGCACGAGCAGTTCCGCTGGTTCGCCGGTGGGTGGGCCGTCAACGCCGACCTGCCGACCACCGCGGGGTTCGCCGCGGCGACCCAGTTCGTGCGGCCCGAGGACGTCGCCGAGAGCATCCCCTGTGGGCCCGACCTCGACGCGGTCGTCGAGGCGGTCAAGCCCTACTGGGAGGCCGGGTTCACCGACATCGCCCTCGTCCAGGTCGGCGACGAGCTGCAGGAGCGGTTCCTCGCCGAGGCGGCGCAGCCGCTGCTGGAGAAGCTGCGGGCGGCGGCCCCGTCGGCCTGAACGACCCTCCCCGCCGCCCCCTCGTGAGCGGTCGCGTGCGCGCTGTGCCGTGCCCCACCCCGTGGGGCACGGCATAGTCGTCGCAGGTCAGGGGCCCGGGCCGACCGCCCGACCGCTCCGTCGACCGGGCTCAGCCGCGGCGCACGACCTCGCGCCGGGTCCCGTCGAGACGGCGGGTCCAGCCGCGCCGGTCGAGGTGCTCCAGCAGCGGGATGGCGACCCGGCGGGTGGTCGCGAGCGCCTGGCGCGCCTCGCTCGTCGTGAACGGCTGCTCCAGCCCGGCGAGGACGCGCATGGCCCGCGCCGGGCCGGTGGGCAGGAGGACGACGTCGTCGCCGAGCCGGACCAGCCGGCCCACCCGCTCGGCGGCGGCCAGCTCGCGCGGGCCGAGCCCCCACTCGTGCAGCTGCGGGCGCTCGGGCGCCGCGAAGGGGTCCGCCGTCAGCACGGCCTCCAGGGCGGCCATCCCGGCCTCGGCGGCGCCGAGGTCGGCGACGACCCCGGGTCGGCGGACGCGGCCGTGGTCGAGCAGGAGGCCGGCGGCGTCGGCGACGGGGCGCAGCAGCGCGGCGTCGGGGAGGCCGGCGGCGTGCCGCGCCTCCTCGGCGGGGACCACCGGGTCGAGCGGGCGCGACGCCGCCCGCGCGTCGGCGGTGGCGGTGAGGTCGCGCACCCACCCGGACCAGCGCTCGTCGCTCACCCACCAGCCGGCGACCCGCCGCAGCCCGGCGGGGGCCGTCGTCGGAGGCTCGACGCCGAGCGCCCGCAGCCGCACCTCCGGTACGGCGCCGCGCCGCTCCACCTCCCGGCGCAGGTCCGGCGCCCCCTGGACCCCGGCCAGCTCCCCCGCCCACCGGGCGGCGGCCCCGCGGCGCCGCAGCGGCGGCGGGTCCGCGTCGAGGACGACGACCCCGGCGGCGACGGCGTGCCGGCCCGGGTCGCGCAGGACGGCGCGGTCCCCCGCACGCAGCGGCAGGGCCGAGGCCAGCCGCAGCCGGGCGAGCGGCTCCCCCGGCACGAGCGGACGCACCCGGACGGGGACGGACGCCGTCCCGACGTGCAGGACCAGCTGGGCGGGCAGCGACGCCGCGTCGACGCCGGGGCCGTCCGCGTCGTCGGCGGCGGCGTCCAGGGGCGCCCGCAGCCGGACGTCGACCTCGCCCGTGGTCGGCCACGCCCCCGGGGTGAGCAGCACGTCGCCGCGCGCGACCGCCTCGCGCGCGACCCCGCGCAGGTTGAGCGCGGCCCGCGCGACCCCGGTGACCGACGTCACCGGGGCCCCGAGGGCCTGCACCCCGCGCACGACCACCCGTTCCCCGCGCAGCTCGAGCTCGTCCCCGGCGGTGACCGTGCCGGCCCCCAGGGTGCCGGTGACGACGGTGCCGCTGCCGCGCACGGTGAACGCCCGGTCGACCCAGAGCCGGACCGGGTCGTCCGCGGCGGGCTCCGGCAGCCGGGCGACCAGCCGGTCGAGCGCCGCGCGCAGCTCGTCCAGTCCCTGACCGGTGGCCCCGGAGACGGCGACCGCCTCGACGTCGCCGAGGCTGCTGCGCGCGATGGCCGCCCGCGCCTGCGCCGTCGCGGGGCCGGGGTCGGCGAGGTCGCTGCGGGTGACGGCGAGCAGCCCCCGGTCCAGGCCGAGGGCGTCGACGGCGGCCAGGTGCTCGGCGGACTGGCGCCGCCAGCCCTCGTCGGCGGCGACGACGACGAGCACCGCGGTGACCGGACCCACGCCGGCGAGCATGTTGCCGATGAACCGCTCGTGCCCCGGGACGTCGACGACGGCCAGCGTCCGCCCCGACGGCAGGGTCGTCCACGCGTAGCCGAGGTCGATGGTCATCCCCCGCCGGCGCTCCTCGGCCCACCGGTCCGGTTCCTGCCCGGTCAGGGCGCGCACGAGCGTCGACTTGCCGTGGTCGACGTGCCCGGCGGTGGCGAGGACGTGCACTCAGCCCTCCGCGCCGGTACGGGCCAGGGCGGCGACGACGGCGGCGACGAGCCGCTCGTCGTCCGCGTCGGGCACGCACCGCAGGTCCAGCAGCGTCCGGCCGCGCTCGACGCGGGCGACGACGACGGGGTCGCCCGTGCGCAGCGCCGGGGCCAGCTCCTCGGGCAGCGCGACGGCCCAGCCGGGCAGCACGAGCCCGGGCGCTCCCCCGCCGCCGACGGCGCCGGCGCAGGGGACGACCTCGACCTCCGGGTGGGCGGGGGCGAGCCGGCGGGCCAGGGACTCCGTACGGCGACGCAGCGTCCCACCGTCGGCGTGCAGCGCGAGGTGCGCCGGGGTGGCCGGGCCACGCAGGGTGGCCTCCATCGCGGCGAGGGTGAGCTTGTCGACGCGCAGGGCCCGGGCGAGCGGGTGGCGGCGCAGCCGCTCGACGACCTCGGCGGTGCCGAGCAGGAGGCCGGCCTGCGGACCGCCGAGCAGCTTGTCGCCGCTGCCGGTGACGACCGAGGCGCCGTCGGTGAGCGCCGTGGTCGCGTCCGGCTCGTCGGGCAGCAGCGGCTCGGGGTGCAGCAGGCCGGACCCGACGTCGACGACGACCGGCACGCCGAGCATCGACAGCTCGCGCACCCCGACGGCGGAGGTGAAGCCCTCGACGCGGAAGTTGCTCGGGTGCACCTTGAGGACGCAGCCGGTGTCGGGACCGAGCGCGGCGGCGTAGTCGGCGAGCGACGTGCGGTTGGTCGTGCCGACCTCGCGCAGCCGCGCCCCGGTGGAGGCGATGAGGTCCGGCAGCCGGAAGCCGTCGCCGATCTCGACCATCTCGCCGCGGCTGACGACGACCTCGCGCCCGGCGGCGAGCGCGGTGGTGGCGAGCACGAGCGCGGCGGCGCCGTTGTTGACGACGAGCACGTCACCCGCGGCGGGGACGGCGGCCCGCAGCGCGGCGAGGGCGCCCCGGCCGCGACGGGCGCGGCGGCCGGTGGCGACGTCGTACTCGACGTCGACGTAGCCGGCGGCCGCGGTGACGGCCTCGACGGCGGCGGGCGACAGCGGGGCGCGCCCGAGGTTGGTGTGCAGGACGACCCCGGTGGCGTTGAGGACGGGGCGCATCGAGGCCGGCCGGGTGGGCAGCGCGGCGAACGCGGCGTCGGCGACGTCCTCCGGGGGCAGGGCGCCGGCGCGGGCCCGCTGCTGGGCGGCGGTCACCGCCTCCTTGACCGGACCCGGACCGAGCCGCCGCACCGCCTCGACGAGCCGCGGGTCGGCGAGCAGGACGTCGGTGCGCGGGACGCGTCGGCGCGGGTCGTCGTCGGGCACCCGCCGATCGTACGAGCGGGTCGCGGGGGCCGAGCGGGCGGGAGCGGAGGCGGACGGGAATCGAACCCGCCTGACCCGGATCCCGGGTCACACCGGTGTTGAAGACCGGGGGGGCCACCAGGCACCCGTACGCCTCCCCGGCGCCGGGCCGGCCGGGGCCGGCGGACGTCGCCGCGCGCCCATCCTCGCAGAACGGCGCGACCCGGTCCCGGGGGGTCGGGCCCGGGGTCGACTGGTTACCGTGCGGGTCAGTGTCAGGGTGACTGTCGCCGCTCACGCGGTGGTTGGATCCTGAGCACCTGGTGTCTGGCTCGTAGCGTGCCTGTCGCCTTCGGTCCCCGAGGGCTGATGTCCATGCGTTGTGCCGGCACCGGGTGTGAAGGAGCCGGCCGGCGTGACTTGATAGGAGCGTGGCGTCGCCCCCACTGAGATGTGTCCGCCGACCGGCCCAACCGTCCAGTCACTGAGCAGATGCACCTATCGGATCAGGTGCATCGGGTGAGAGGAGGCAACCTCCATGGTTGTTGTTGGCGCGGATGTGCACAAGCGCACGCACACGTTCGTCGCAGTCGACGAGGTCGGCCGCCAGGCCGGGCAGCGCACGGTCGAGGCCACCACCGCCGGGCACGCGCAGGCGTTGCGGTGGGCGCGGGAACGGTTCCCCGGTCAGGACCTGACCTGGGCGGTCGAGGACTGCCGGCACCTGTCGGCTCGGTTGGAGCGGGACCTGCTCAGCGCTGGTCAGAAGGTGGTGCGGGTGCCACCGAAGATGATGGCCGAGCAGCGTCGGGTGGCGCGGACCCGGGGCAAGTCCGACCCGATCGACGCGTTGGCCGTGGCGCGGGCGTTCCTGCGTGAGCCGTCGCTGCCGGTGGCCTCGCACGACGAGATCTCCCGCGAGGCCAAGCTGCTGGTCGACCGACGAGAGGCGTTGGTGGGTACCCGGACCCGCACGATCAACAGCCTGCTGTGGCGGGTGCACGAGCTGGACCCGGCCCACGCCCCGAAGGAGCGGTCGTTGGACAAGGCCAAGCACCAGCAGACGCTGCGGGCGTGGCTGCTCACGGTGCGCGGGATCGTGGCCGAGCTGGCGTTGGACGAGCTGGACGACGTCATCGCGCTGACCGTGCGGATCAAGGAGCTGCAGCGCCGGATCGGGGCCCTGGCCCGCCGGCACGCCCCGAGCCTGCTGGCGATGCCCGGGTGCGGGGAGCTGTCCGCGGCCAAGCTGCTGGGCGAGTCCGCCGGGGTCACCCGGTTCAAGAGCGAGGCCGCGTTCGCCCGCCACGCCGGTATCGCGCCCATCCCGGTGTGGTCCGGCAGCACCGCCGGCCGAGTGCGGATGACCCGCTCGGGCAACCGCCAGCTCAACGCCGCCATCCACCGCATCGCGATCACCCAGGCCCGCATGCCCGGCACACTCGGCCGGGCTTACTACGAGAAGAAGCTCGCCGAGGGCAAGTCGAAGACCGAGGCCCTGCGCTGCCTCAAACGCCGCCTGGCCCGCGTCGCCTTCCACCACCTGACCACCGACCACCACAACCGTCACCACGCTGCCCTCCCGGCAGCGGCTTGACATAGGAGCAACGCATGACGACCACGACCGGCCCCGGCGTCCCGGCCCCCACCACCCGGCGGTTGACCCAGTACGCCGCCGGCGGGGGCTGCGCGTGCAAGATCCCCCCGGGCGAGCTGGAGGGCATCGTCGCCGGGTTGGCGGGCCCGGCCGACCCGGGCCTGCCCACGCTGCTCGTCGGCCTCGACGACGGCGACGACGCGGCGGTCGTGCGGCTCGACGAGCGCACCGCGGTCGTCACGACGGCCGACTTCTTCACCCCCGTCGTCGACGACGCCTACGACTTCGGCCGGATCGCCGCGACCAACGCCCTCTCCGACGTCTACGCGATGGGCGGGCGGCCGCTCGTCGCGGTCAACCTCGTCGCGTGGCCGCGGGAGCGGCTGCCCGTCGAGGTGCTCGGCGAGGTGCTGCGCGGCGGCCTCGACGTGGGCCGCGCCGCCGGCTGCCACGTCGCCGGCGGGCACAGCATCGACGGACCCGAGCCGACCTACGGGATGGC includes these proteins:
- a CDS encoding LLM class F420-dependent oxidoreductase codes for the protein MTTFGYTLMTEQSGPRELVRYATAAERAGFSFAVSSDHYSPWLSAQGHAPYAWTVLGAVAQATTDLELMTYVTCPTIRYHPAVVAQKAATLGVLSDGRFTLGLGAGENLNEHVAGQGWPSVDARQEMLVEAIRIIRELHAGELVTFHGDYFDVESARIWDLPEGGVPIGVATSGEKSIARFGPLADHLIAVEPDASLVEGWNALEGKPRIGAGARAIGQIPISWGPDRDEAVQRAHEQFRWFAGGWAVNADLPTTAGFAAATQFVRPEDVAESIPCGPDLDAVVEAVKPYWEAGFTDIALVQVGDELQERFLAEAAQPLLEKLRAAAPSA
- the selA gene encoding L-seryl-tRNA(Sec) selenium transferase; translation: MPDDDPRRRVPRTDVLLADPRLVEAVRRLGPGPVKEAVTAAQQRARAGALPPEDVADAAFAALPTRPASMRPVLNATGVVLHTNLGRAPLSPAAVEAVTAAAGYVDVEYDVATGRRARRGRGALAALRAAVPAAGDVLVVNNGAAALVLATTALAAGREVVVSRGEMVEIGDGFRLPDLIASTGARLREVGTTNRTSLADYAAALGPDTGCVLKVHPSNFRVEGFTSAVGVRELSMLGVPVVVDVGSGLLHPEPLLPDEPDATTALTDGASVVTGSGDKLLGGPQAGLLLGTAEVVERLRRHPLARALRVDKLTLAAMEATLRGPATPAHLALHADGGTLRRRTESLARRLAPAHPEVEVVPCAGAVGGGGAPGLVLPGWAVALPEELAPALRTGDPVVVARVERGRTLLDLRCVPDADDERLVAAVVAALARTGAEG
- a CDS encoding IS110 family transposase — translated: MVVVGADVHKRTHTFVAVDEVGRQAGQRTVEATTAGHAQALRWARERFPGQDLTWAVEDCRHLSARLERDLLSAGQKVVRVPPKMMAEQRRVARTRGKSDPIDALAVARAFLREPSLPVASHDEISREAKLLVDRREALVGTRTRTINSLLWRVHELDPAHAPKERSLDKAKHQQTLRAWLLTVRGIVAELALDELDDVIALTVRIKELQRRIGALARRHAPSLLAMPGCGELSAAKLLGESAGVTRFKSEAAFARHAGIAPIPVWSGSTAGRVRMTRSGNRQLNAAIHRIAITQARMPGTLGRAYYEKKLAEGKSKTEALRCLKRRLARVAFHHLTTDHHNRHHAALPAAA
- a CDS encoding MerR family transcriptional regulator; this translates as MAERAGTTPSTLRSWDRRYGVGPSDRTNGNHRRYTHLDVLRVLTMGRLIGQGVPAQAAATSVLSLTDDDLLEENRDAPLIASAGPRDRSAAGAGVARSASSSAARGTARSTVTTADPAAGDGAPRRLHVADVDDEVAAAAEEREARETPVRLDGSDLVDHPTVRALLAATRALDAPTIAHLTRQVLRRHEVGAAWDDVLAPTLRAIGRMWELGELGVDAEHLVSELLGSELRAVARTGGLRVAATPILLGAADEEQHHLPLLALEAALAGHGQATMYLGPRLPSSALARAITRTHATSVFLWASISRRPQDVLWDRLIGLEAPVHVVLGGPGWTSIPVLPARLHVEVVGSMREAVTALAS
- a CDS encoding DUF4397 domain-containing protein; its protein translation is MTDPHPATHSRRRADRTHRSRPADPRLRRPRRLLAAASLAVALLALATVPAVAGGRAGAPTAPAVQAPGAAWIRAGHFVPGFGAGRIDLTPGSGASTGIVMSPDATYGDVTGYQKVAPGPYTVTLRLAGQGTDTAPLLERTFTLTAGSASTVAAIGTLSAPRLSVLTDDLTPPPAGDARVRVLAAASRTPTLTVQAQNGPTLASGAVLGQVTSYTTVPRGAWPLALSGASASASQTVSLAAGTVYTAVVLDTGSTSVAVKLVTDAVGSSALPVGGARTGEGGLVDPAPAAPAVNRAGVALALAGAGAALALAASAARRRPVRVRVRARR
- the selB gene encoding selenocysteine-specific translation elongation factor — its product is MHVLATAGHVDHGKSTLVRALTGQEPDRWAEERRRGMTIDLGYAWTTLPSGRTLAVVDVPGHERFIGNMLAGVGPVTAVLVVVAADEGWRRQSAEHLAAVDALGLDRGLLAVTRSDLADPGPATAQARAAIARSSLGDVEAVAVSGATGQGLDELRAALDRLVARLPEPAADDPVRLWVDRAFTVRGSGTVVTGTLGAGTVTAGDELELRGERVVVRGVQALGAPVTSVTGVARAALNLRGVAREAVARGDVLLTPGAWPTTGEVDVRLRAPLDAAADDADGPGVDAASLPAQLVLHVGTASVPVRVRPLVPGEPLARLRLASALPLRAGDRAVLRDPGRHAVAAGVVVLDADPPPLRRRGAAARWAGELAGVQGAPDLRREVERRGAVPEVRLRALGVEPPTTAPAGLRRVAGWWVSDERWSGWVRDLTATADARAASRPLDPVVPAEEARHAAGLPDAALLRPVADAAGLLLDHGRVRRPGVVADLGAAEAGMAALEAVLTADPFAAPERPQLHEWGLGPRELAAAERVGRLVRLGDDVVLLPTGPARAMRVLAGLEQPFTTSEARQALATTRRVAIPLLEHLDRRGWTRRLDGTRREVVRRG